Genomic DNA from Longimicrobiaceae bacterium:
GCCTCCTCGGCCTCCCGCTGCGCCTTGCGCTCCGCCTTCGCCTTGGCGCGGGCGCGATCCTCGGCCTTGCGGGCGCGGATCTCGGCGATGCGCTCCTGGATGGGGATCTCGAAGCGCTCCTGCGGCTTCGTCCGGTAGTCGAAGCCCTCCACCACGCGGCGGGGGAGCGGCTTGCCGACGGCGCGCTCGATCGCCTTCAGGTCCTTCTCCTCCTCGGGGGAGACGAAGGTGTAGGCGTCACCGGTGGCCTCCGCGCGCGCCGTGCGGCCCACGCGGTGGATGTAGTCCTCCGGGACGTGCGGGACGTCGAAGTTGACCACGTGCTCCAGCGCCTCCACGTCGATCCCGCGGGCCACGATGTCGGTCGCCACCAGCACGCGGAAGCGGCCGTTCTTGAAGCCTGCGAGCGCCTCGGTGCGCTGCGCCTGGCTCCGGTTCCCGTGGATGCGGGCGTTGGGGACGCCGTGCTTCTCCAGGAACTCGGACAGGCGGTTGGAGCGGTGCTTGGTGCGGGTGAAGACGATCACGTTGCCGATGTCGCCGCGCTTCAGCAGTTCCAGGAACAGGTGCGCCTTCAGCTCCTCGGACACCGGGTACACCGCCTGGGCGACGCCCTTCGCCGGGGCCTGCCTCCGCTCGACGTTGATGGCCTCCGGCGCCTGCAGCATCTCCCGGGAGAGCTGCACGATGGGCGCGGGCATGGTGGCCGAGAAGAAGAGCGTCTGCCGCTTCGCGGGGAGGTGCTTCAGCACCCGGCGGATGTCCGGGAGGAAGCCCATGTCCAGCATGCGGTCCGCCTCGTCCAGCACCAGCACCTCCAGCCCGTCCAGCCGGGCGTAGGGCTGCTGGAAGTGGTCCAGGAGGCGTCCCGGGGTGGCGATGATCACGTCCACCCCGTTGCGGAAGGCCCGCTCCTGCGGCCCCATCCCCACGCCGCCGAAGACGGCCGCGCCCTTGAGCGGGGTGTGCACCGCCAGCGCTTCCAGGTGCTCGTGGATCTGCGCCGCGAGCTCGCGCGTGGGCGTCAGCACCAGCGCGCGCGTGGTGCCGCGCGGCTTCCCCATGAGCCGGTTCAGGATGGGGAGGAGGAACGCCGCGGTCTTCCCGCTCCCGGTCATGGCGCAGGCCAGCAGGTCCTTCCCCGCGAGCCCGGGCGGGATGGACTGCTCCTGGATGGGCGTGGGGCGGGTGAAGCCGAGGTCCCGGACTCCGCGGAGGAGGTCGGGGTGGAGATCGAAGGAATTGAAGTCCATTGTATCCGTCGTTGAATGACTCGGAAACGCGTCGCAAACAAAAGGAGCCGCGGCGTGCGGCTCCGGATCGTCCGTCGTGCCCTGTGAGTGACCGTACCCCGGACCTCTCGCCGTCGGGCAGCGGGGAAGAGCTAAATTTAACAGCGGGAAGAGGCTGGGGCAAGGCGGCGCCCCGGGCCGCCACGCGTGCGGGGCGGTTGCAAGCGGGCCGCGGACGCATGATATTGGAATGCCACCCCGGCCGTTCCGGCGCCCCGCCGTCCGCCCCCGCGGGGCCGGCGCGCCCTCCCGCTCCCCGCACCGGCCTCCTGCGATGCGACCTCTCGCCCGCTGCGCCCTCCTGGCCTCCCTCGCGCTCGGCGGGTGCTCCGACCTGCTCCCCGACGCGGAGCGCGTCCCGACCCGCGTCGTGCTGAGCAGCCGCGTCGTCACCGTGGTCGAGGGAAGCCCCGTCCCCCTGGGCGTGACCGTGCTGGACCAGAACGGGAAGCCGTTCGAGCGCCTCCCGGCGTGGGCGCCTCCGCTCTGGAGCTTCGACGCCGCCGACCGGGTGGAGGACCGGGGCGGGGTGCTGATGGCGCTGCAGCCCGGCCGGGCGGTGGGAACGGTCACGGTGGCCGGCCTTTCGGCGGACGCGGCCATCCGGGTGAACCCCCGCGTCCTCGGCCTGGCCGTGGACGGCGTGTACCTGACGCAGAGCGTGCAGACCTACGACCGCTCGGTGCCCCTGGTCGCCGGTCGCGACGCCCTGCTGCGGGTCTTCCTGCGCGGCGACCAGCCCAGCTTCTTCGCCCCCGGGGTCCGCGTCGGGCTCTACCACGACGGCGTCCTGCAGGAGACCCTCACCCTCTCCCCCGGTGCGGACTCCATCCCCACCGCGGTGCGCGAGGCGAGCCTGGACGGCTCGTGGAACGGCATGGTTCCGGCGCGCCTGGTCCGCCCCGGGCTCTCGCTGGTGGTGGAGGCCGATCCCGAGAGGAGCGTCCCGACCCGGCCGGGGAGCCAGCTCCGCTACCCGGCCTCCGGGGTGCTGGCGCTGAACGTGACGACCGTGCCCAAGCTCTGGCTCCGCCTGGTCCCCATCCACCAGCCGGACGGCACCACCGGCCGCGTGAGCGTGCTCACCCGGGACGAGTGGATCCGGGAGCTGGTCGGGATGTTCCCCATCGCCGAGTACGAGGTGGACATCCGCACGCCATACGTGACGAGCACGAGCGCCTCCCCCGCGGACGGGTCCGG
This window encodes:
- a CDS encoding DEAD/DEAH box helicase, which codes for MDFNSFDLHPDLLRGVRDLGFTRPTPIQEQSIPPGLAGKDLLACAMTGSGKTAAFLLPILNRLMGKPRGTTRALVLTPTRELAAQIHEHLEALAVHTPLKGAAVFGGVGMGPQERAFRNGVDVIIATPGRLLDHFQQPYARLDGLEVLVLDEADRMLDMGFLPDIRRVLKHLPAKRQTLFFSATMPAPIVQLSREMLQAPEAINVERRQAPAKGVAQAVYPVSEELKAHLFLELLKRGDIGNVIVFTRTKHRSNRLSEFLEKHGVPNARIHGNRSQAQRTEALAGFKNGRFRVLVATDIVARGIDVEALEHVVNFDVPHVPEDYIHRVGRTARAEATGDAYTFVSPEEEKDLKAIERAVGKPLPRRVVEGFDYRTKPQERFEIPIQERIAEIRARKAEDRARAKAKAERKAQREAEEAARVARGGRPSHGGEPRRSQPQGQGQGQAGSGENGGQRNRRRG